The Bacteroidota bacterium region GTGCTACTGTGGGCTTGTCTATGATCGTCATTGTGTTAGGAGAAAGGAGCCGCTCCACATCGGAGAAGTCTTCAGGCTTATTTGGTTCTATTCCTACAATAACTTTCCAACCGTGTTTATTACAGAGCGCCATTACCTCTTCAGCTTTTTCCATTGTCTGAACACGAGCTACGGCTGGTCGTTTCTCACTCCCTA contains the following coding sequences:
- a CDS encoding SEC-C metal-binding domain-containing protein, coding for MAKLGSEKRPAVARVQTMEKAEEVMALCNKHGWKVIVGIEPNKPEDFSDVERLLSPNTMTIIDKPTVARNDPCPCGSGLKFKKCCLKKYE